CATCAGGCCCGAACAGCTCTGATGACAGGCGCATCGGATGCGCTATCCGGTATGTAACTCCTGGCGTGAAACAACTGGTGGCGGAAAGAGACTATGCCATGCTGGTGCGCGGTTGCGATACCGAGCGCAACTGGATCAATGTCGCAGCACCGTCTGAGCCATTTGGCGATGATGCGATGGCGCTCTATTCACGAATTCGCCGCGATCAGTCGGTTGCACTTGCGCAAGGCGCGGCACAGCAGGTCGGCCTGTATGCCGATACAGCAGACAGGATGTAGATTGTCATGAATGAACAGACACCAACCGTAAAATTCACGGAAATGAAGCACGGCACCCGCGATGAATATCTGATGCTGCGGGAAAAGGAACAGGCGCACGTAAAACTGACGCCTGACCGCATTTTGAAAGCCCTGCGCGATCAGGAAGACGAGACCATTGAGGGCTACAAGATCACCCGGCTTGAACATGGCCTGCAGTCTGCCACGCGGGCATGGCGCGACGGCGCCGACATTGACTGGGTCGTAGGCGCTGTCCTGCACGACATCGGCGACGGGCTGGCGCCGCAAAACCATGACGAGTTCGCCGCAGCAATCGTGCGCCCGTTCCTCAGGGAGGAAGTGACCTGGTGCGTGCATCATCACGGGGCGTTCCAGATGGTGTACTACGCGCACCACTATGATTGGAACCAGTTTGAGCGGGACAAGTTCGCCGGTGAACCCTATTTCCAGTCATGTGTTGATTTCTGTGAGTTCTGGGATCAATCAAGCTTTGATCCTGACTATGACACACTGCCGCTGGAGTTCTTCGAGCCCATGATCAGGGAAGTGTTCGCCCGCCACCCTTATGCCGAAGCCACCGTGCAAGCCGGCACCAAGAGCCCGCTGCGCGATGAGGCCGTGGCGGCCGAGCGGGCCGCTGCCTGACCGGTCATCGCAGGCCAAGTTTGCCTAACAGCCGATCGCGGCGCTCAAGCCACCAGCCGGCCTCCACCGGCCAATGCTGGTAGCCGGCATCTGTCTCAAGCGTTGCCCTGGCCCGCAACGGCCAGTTGGGATCAGCCAGCACTTCACGTGCCAGGGCGACCATGTCGGCTGAACCCTCCGCAACGATCCGCTCCGCCGTCTCAGGGTTCCAGATGAAACCGACAGCCATTGCGGCCATGTCCGCTTCAGTCCTGATCCGAGCGGCAAACGGTGTCTGAAACGCTTCGCCGAGCTGCATGCGGCGGGGCCGCTCGCGACCGCCAATGCCACCACTGGAACAATCGATCATGTCGACACCACAGGATTTCAATGCCTTGGCCAATTCCACCGTATCTTCAGCCTCCCAGCCGCCATCCACCCAGTCGGTGCATGACAAGCGGAATATCAGCGGCAGGTCATCCGGCAGGTTTGCCCGGATGGATTGTGCAACTTCGGTGGCAAACCGCATCCTGTTGCTGCGCGACCCGCCATATCCGTCGCTGCGCTGATTGGAGACCGGCGAATAGAACTGGTGCACCAGGAACCCATGCGCGGCATAGACTTCGATCACCTTGAATCCGGCCGTAACGGACCGCCCTGCCGCGGTTCCGAAAGCCGCCACCACATCTGCTATGTCGGCTACCGACATTTCTTCCGGCACCGGCCAGCCGTCCGCGTAAACAAGAGGCGACGGAGCAATCGCTGACCAGGGCGCCTCATCGCGCAAAGATATGTCTTCGTCCATGACCGGTGTTTCGCCATGCCACGGGCGTCGCTCCGATGCCTTTCTGCCGGCATGGGCAAGCTGGATACCCGGCACGGCCCCTTCCGCCTCCAGAAACCTGTTGATACGGGTAAGCTCGGTAATCTGCGCATCATCCCACAAGCCCAGATCGCCGGGTGTGCGCCTGCCGCGTGCCTCAACCGCCGTTGCTTCGCAGAACACCAGTCCTGCTCCACCCAGCGCAAACCGGCCCAGATGCACCATGTGCCAGTCATTTGCGAAACCGTCTTTCGAACGGTACTGGCTCATCGGTGAGATGGCGACGCGGTTCTTGAAGGTCTGCCCGCGCAGGGTGAACGGGCTGAACAGGTGCGATGTCATGAATTGTCAATCTGATGAAATTGGCGCCAAAGGATGGAAATCCGTCCTAACACAAACGACCACCTGCCTCCATGCGTCAGGCGATCAGTAATGTGTGATGATCCTCTTTGCCGATGATCGGCCCCATGCTAGCAATGCTGACCATGACACAAAGCATTACCCACCTTGAAAAACTCGTCTCCTTCAACACTGTCAGCCGGGACTCCAACCTGGCACTGATCGACCATGTCAGCGAACTGCTGCAGCCTTTAGGGTTTCGTATCCAGCTGGCCCCGTCGGAAGACGGCCGGAAAGCAAACCTTTATGCCTCGATCGGCCCTGAGGACGTGTCCGGGGTTGTTCTGTCCGGTCACACGGACGTGGTGCCGGTGGAAGGCCAGGCCTGGTCATCCGACCCGTTTGTCATGCGCTCGGACAAGGGCATGCTGTATGGCCGCGGCACAGCCGACATGAAAGGTTTCATTGCATGCTGCATCGCCATGGCGCCGCGCGCTGCCCAACTCAAGGACAAACTGTCGGCGCCGATACATTTTGCATTTTCCTATGACGAGGAAATCGGCTGTGTCGGCGTGCGCCGCCTGATCGACATGCTGGAGCCGGTATCACCAAAACCACGGTGCTGCATAATCGGTGAACCGACGCTGATGCAGGTGGTCACCGCCCACAAGGGCAAGGCCGGCGAGCGGGTCAGCTGTACCGGCCTTGAAGCTCACTCGAGCCTGGCACCGACTGCTATCAATGCCGTTCACCTGGCCATTGACCTGATCAATGAAATCAGGCGGCTGCAGGCGGAGATTGCCGAGACCGGCACCAGGGATGGCGACTATGACGTTGCCTACACCACCCTTCACGCCGGCAACCTGCACGGTGGCGAAACCCTCAATATCGTGCCCAACCTGGCGAAGTTCGAGTATGAAATCCGCCACCTGCCGGCCGATGACCCGCAAACCCTGATAGACCGCATTCACGCGAAGGCCGATGAGCTTGTCAGCGAAGCACGCAAGGTGTTCCCCGGCGCCGACATCAGCTTTGCCCCCGGCACAGCCTATCCCGCACTGGACACCGCGCCGGATGCAGAAGTGGTCAATTACGTGAAATCACTGACTGGCGGAAACTCCACCGGCAAGATCGCCTTCGGCACCGAAGGCGGGCTGTTTCAGACCCGGCTCGGCATTCCGACTGTCGTATGCGGTCCAGGCTCCATCGGCGTTGCCCACAAGCCGGATGAATACATAGCGGAAACCGAAATGGCGGCGTGTGACAGGATGCTGGAAAAACTGCTGGAAGATCTGACCGGAACCTGATCTGGAACGGTATCGTTTCGAAAACCTTAAATTTGTGTATCATATTGAAACACATAGGTGAATCAGACCCGTTACGCCGGATTACCGCCGCATTATCTCCCTGCAATTTTCACATTCTGGGGGGACGCTTGTTTCCAAGACGGCTTTATCAACTGCCCGAAAGGGAGGTTAGTCATGTTGCGTACCCCTATTGCGGCCCTCACCGCCGCGCTAATACTGACTGCGTTTTCCGGCCAGCAATCGCAGGCTGCCGATCCACACTGGTTTTATGATAACGCCGCTGCACCATCCTATGATGAGCGCTACAGCGAAGAGTATCGCCGAGACTGGCAAAACGATCGGGTTTATGAACCCAGACACTCTGTGTATCAGCGCGAACCCGAATACAAGCATCGCCGCCCGCGCCATCGTGATGATTATGGTAATGGCAATGGCACTTACAATGGCAGGCTGTCCTGCCTGCAGGCGGTTGGGGACCTGAAAGATGCCGGTTTCCGGCATATTGAAGTCGTCACCTGCCGAAATGGCGACTATGTCTATGACGCGGTCCGGGGGCGGGAGCCGTGGCGCATCCAGGTCAGCCGTGCATCCGGCGAGATCATCAACGTGGAGCCACTGGGCGACTGATGCCGCGCTGAGTCCGGTTGTCGGGAAAACCAGCTTGCCGGGTTGACAATCTTAAGGCCAGAACTCACTAACCGCATTCGTTTTCCGGAGTAGGTTGGTGAGTTCTGAACCTGATAAACCATTTCGCATCGCTGTCGCCGGCGCTGGTCTTATAGGCAAGCGTCATGTCGAGGCTGTGGATCGTTGCGACGCGACCGTCGTATCGGCAATTGTCGACCCTGCCCCCGCCGCCAAAGATTTCGCCGGCAGCATCGGCTGTGACTGGTATGCATCGGTTGCGGAAATGCTCGGCGCCGGCTCACCAGACGGCGTCATTATTGCTACCCCCAACCAGATGCATGTCGACAATGGACTGGAGTGCGTTCGCGCAGGGGTTCCTGTCCTGGTCGAAAAGCCGATTGCCGACAGTGCCCGCGCTGCCGCGCGGCTTGTGGACGTTGCTGCCGAATTGAAGGTACCGGTGCTTGTCGGGCACCACAGGCGGCACAATCCGCTGATTGGCGCTGCCCGGCAGAAAATCAGCAGCGGCGCCATTGGCGACATCGTCGCGGTGCATGCCGCCTGCTGGCTCTACAAGCCGGATGACTACTTCAATGTGACCTGGCGCACCCAGCCAGGTGCCGGGCCGGTGTTCATCAACCTGATCCATGACATTGACCTCTTGCGCCATCTGGTTGGTGAGGTGGTTTCAGTGCAGGCGGCTGAATCGTCCCATGCCCGCAACCACGACGTCGAGGACACC
Above is a window of Anderseniella sp. Alg231-50 DNA encoding:
- a CDS encoding HD domain-containing protein; translated protein: MNEQTPTVKFTEMKHGTRDEYLMLREKEQAHVKLTPDRILKALRDQEDETIEGYKITRLEHGLQSATRAWRDGADIDWVVGAVLHDIGDGLAPQNHDEFAAAIVRPFLREEVTWCVHHHGAFQMVYYAHHYDWNQFERDKFAGEPYFQSCVDFCEFWDQSSFDPDYDTLPLEFFEPMIREVFARHPYAEATVQAGTKSPLRDEAVAAERAAA
- a CDS encoding oxidoreductase, with protein sequence MTSHLFSPFTLRGQTFKNRVAISPMSQYRSKDGFANDWHMVHLGRFALGGAGLVFCEATAVEARGRRTPGDLGLWDDAQITELTRINRFLEAEGAVPGIQLAHAGRKASERRPWHGETPVMDEDISLRDEAPWSAIAPSPLVYADGWPVPEEMSVADIADVVAAFGTAAGRSVTAGFKVIEVYAAHGFLVHQFYSPVSNQRSDGYGGSRSNRMRFATEVAQSIRANLPDDLPLIFRLSCTDWVDGGWEAEDTVELAKALKSCGVDMIDCSSGGIGGRERPRRMQLGEAFQTPFAARIRTEADMAAMAVGFIWNPETAERIVAEGSADMVALAREVLADPNWPLRARATLETDAGYQHWPVEAGWWLERRDRLLGKLGLR
- the argE gene encoding acetylornithine deacetylase, with the protein product MTQSITHLEKLVSFNTVSRDSNLALIDHVSELLQPLGFRIQLAPSEDGRKANLYASIGPEDVSGVVLSGHTDVVPVEGQAWSSDPFVMRSDKGMLYGRGTADMKGFIACCIAMAPRAAQLKDKLSAPIHFAFSYDEEIGCVGVRRLIDMLEPVSPKPRCCIIGEPTLMQVVTAHKGKAGERVSCTGLEAHSSLAPTAINAVHLAIDLINEIRRLQAEIAETGTRDGDYDVAYTTLHAGNLHGGETLNIVPNLAKFEYEIRHLPADDPQTLIDRIHAKADELVSEARKVFPGADISFAPGTAYPALDTAPDAEVVNYVKSLTGGNSTGKIAFGTEGGLFQTRLGIPTVVCGPGSIGVAHKPDEYIAETEMAACDRMLEKLLEDLTGT
- a CDS encoding Gfo/Idh/MocA family protein, which gives rise to MSSEPDKPFRIAVAGAGLIGKRHVEAVDRCDATVVSAIVDPAPAAKDFAGSIGCDWYASVAEMLGAGSPDGVIIATPNQMHVDNGLECVRAGVPVLVEKPIADSARAAARLVDVAAELKVPVLVGHHRRHNPLIGAARQKISSGAIGDIVAVHAACWLYKPDDYFNVTWRTQPGAGPVFINLIHDIDLLRHLVGEVVSVQAAESSHARNHDVEDTAAIIISFANGALGTISVTDSVVAPWSWELTAAENPAYPETGETCYFIGGTRGSLEIPKGKVWSQGGERSWWQPINQAVYETASRDPLDEQIDHFCRVIAGAEQPAVSGLEGLKSLRVVEAIKASARDGRRVDLT